GGACGAGCGGAGTAAAGACGAAAATTCCGGAGTATAAACTGAATTTACAAGTCGGGTTGAAACTAAAAGCTGCATTAGTGAAAAAGGGATACCAGGTACATATGACGCGTACGACACATGACGTCAACATCAGCAATGCAGAGCGTGCAAAATATTGTAATGCGAAGAAAGCTGTCTTAACCGTTCGGATTCATGCAGATGGAAGCACGGATCGAAAGGTAGAAGGAATTTCCGTCTTATATCCAGATGATCAAGTGACAAAGGCGATCAATAAGACGAGTAAAAAACAAGCAACCATCATGTTGAAGCACTTGATTGAATCGACGAAGGCGAAAAAGAGTTACGGAACTGGACTTGTTCCACGAAAAGATTTGACGGGTTTCAATTGGTCGAAGACACCTGTTGTGTTGATTGAAATGGGCTTCATGTCAAATCCAACAGAAGATCAAAAATTAGCATCTGACAGTTATCAAAAAAAGCTAGTGAACGGAATGGTAAAAGGGATCGATGCGTCGCTAAAATAAAGGTTCAATAGATCATCAATGATTAAAAAGGGGAGAATTCGATGAAGAATACAAGTTGGTTAAATCCACCGACACGTATCGAACAGGAAACACCATTACGCTTCATGACGGATCCGGATACGGATTTTTGGCGCAATACTCATTATCAGTTCAACCGTCTGACGAGGCATGCACTGTTGCAGGATGCTCCGGAAGGGGAGTTCAAGTGCCGGATTGAAGTAAAGTTAAATCCGAATGCGACATATGATCAGGCGGGGATTTTGCTTTATGTGAACGACGATCACTGGGTGAAGGTGTCGGCTGAGTTCATTCCGGATGGTCCATCGCATCTGGGTGCCGTCGTGACGAGCTTCGGGTACTCGGACTGGTCGTGTCGGGATGTCGACAATACGCTGTTTGATGCACCGCTTGTCTTTGAACTCCACTATCTCAATCAAGATGTCACGTTGTATCACGTAACAGGAGAGCACAAAGAGCAACTCCGGATCGCACACTTACATGACGTGACCGATTTGAAGATTGGACCGTATGCGTGTAGTCCGGATGTAGAAGCGGCAGGGTGTGAAGTGGGAATTATAGATTTTAAAATTTACTAAATTCAGAGGAGTAGTGTGTTGTTAATTATTATTTCAGTAATAGTATCTATTTGCATTCTTCATTCACTCTCATGGCTTATTTCAGTAATTGGTATTAAGACGGGATTAAAAATTTCAAACACAATATCTAACAGCAGATTTAATCAAAATAAAGGATTAAAGAAGGGGAAGTCCAAAAAATTTCTTACAATAAAAAAAGGTGGAGTTTTAAGCTACCTAATTTTAATAATTTTTCTATCACTATTGTTTTTAGTAGTATTTCTTTTTATCCAATCAATTATAACTAATAATTTATATTTTCAACTCTGTGGATTAATTTTTTTAGCATTAGAATTATTTTTAGTTCTTTTTTTAGATAACGTTTTAATTATCCAGAACAAGATGGATAATCCGATAAATGACAATAATTCTATCCGCAAAAATTATCTTAATCAACGTTTACTTTTTTTATAGAACATACAATGTTTTCTTTTTTTATTGTTGTATCTAGTCTTATACTATCTGTCATATTCACTCTGAGTATAACTATAAATTTTTTTCCGGATTTTAATTTAGGTGTATTGATTGGATTTGTTATTCTATTAAGTTTGTATTCAAACAGGTTCGTTTTAGAAAACTACATTTACAATAATATAATTAACCCACTTGAAAGTACTAATGAGAATGATATATATACTACCCAGAAAAAAATGATTAGTTACTTAATCATATTTGTTCTTGGAACGACTGCTTGGTATGAGGATTTAAAGAATTCAGTAGTGAGTATTAATAATTCACAAGATTTTAGTATTAATTCGTTATTAATTACGACTTTTCTTTTATTCTATTTATCTTCCGATCGGATTTTTAAATTAATAAACGATGATTACGTAAAGTTTAAAAAGTATTTTAACAGTTAGTTAAAAGCTGTGAGACAAAAAAAGACTTGATGAATGTTCGTAAATTTTCATCAAGCCTTTTTTTGTTTATAAAGATAAACTATATTAATAATGGAATATTCTTAATTAGGAGTGGGAGTTCAATAATTAATAGACGTTGCAACCATGAGGTCAAAAAAATATTTCGCTTCATTCGTCTTATGAAGACCATACCATGCTTCTAACGTTTCAGGTGTGAATACATCGAGTGCACGAATCGTCTCATAAGCAAACTCTAATGCTGCCATTCCTGACGCTGTGATTAACGAATCATCACGGACAACTGGAGTATGTTGATAAAAAGATTCTCCGGAATAATTCGAGCAAACGGATTGTAAGTAAGACAAATCGTTACTTGTATGGAGTCGCAGATTTAAGAATCCACTCTTTGCTAACCCTTCAGTCGCACCGCAAATCGCAGCGATGATTGTTCCATTACTCAGCGCGTTTCCTACTTTATTCAGTAGAGGGTCATGAAGAGACTCTTGCCATGTCTGTCCACCGGGAAGAATTAATGCATCCTTTGAAGTCATCTCTAATTGTGAAACGGCGATATCCGGTAAAATACGTAATCCGCCCATAGTCGTGATGGGGTGTAGCGTTGGTCCTACTGTAACGACATTGAATGGAGGAGCATCTGTTTTGAAATATCTTCGTGAATGTAACTCTGGCATCACGTAACCGTATTCCCAATCTGAAATTGAATCGAATACATATAAATAGACAGTGTGAGTCAAGATAACCGCTTCCTTTACTATATGAGATACATTTAGTATAGAAAAGTTATCCTGACAACTACTGTCAGTGAAAATAAATCATTGATGCGAAGCGATCAATTCGTGTAATCGATCAATGATTTTACTTTTGATTTCAACAGGAGAAACGACTTGTATCGATGTTCCATAAGCAATAAGGAGACTCGGGACTTGTTCGTCTAAAACGCTCGTCTCAATCATAAAAACAGCACGGTTTTGATTTTGTTCGATTAAACAGTGCTTAAAGTACCAGTGTTGGCAAATTGAATCAATAGTAGAGGTGTCACCGGAGAGGATTAGTTCACCTTGAGTTTCTCTTGGATTTGGTAGTAAATCGGTCATAAAAGAAGACTGAACATCGAAATCATCTGGAATATCGAATTGATTCAACAACAATTTAAAGCTGTTTATACGATTGATTTTAAAATGGCGGATTTCTTCTCTTAACTGACAGAATGCAGTGACGTACCAAGCGTGTTTCCAATAAGTTAATCTAAAAGGATTGATGTCACGTGATTGAACATCTTCATTGTTCGCGCGACAGTATTGAATATGTATTGTTGTTCGACTGCGAATGGCTTGATCGATTTCTCGTAACAGGATTTCGGCTCTCGACGACATTTCGGGTTGATAGGGAATTACATCCAAGAGCGGAGCACTTGTCGATGGTTTTAAAGCGTGCTGTTTTATTTTTTTAATCGCGCGATTTAAAGCTGTATTACCATAGTAACCGGCTTCTTCTGCAAAAAGAGCAGCGTGATATAAAGACTGCTGCTCTTCAGCATCGAAGAATAAAGGTGCTTCTATAAATTGAGGTAATAAGCTGTATCCGCCATGATGACCTGCTTCGGCAACAATCGGAACTCCACTTGCGGAAAGCGTATCAATATATCGATAGACGGTCCGGATGTTCATCTCAAGTTGTTCGGAGATGTATTGAGCCGTTACTTTTTTTCCGGATTGTAGCATCCAAAGAATTGCTAATAGGTGATCACTTTTCGCCAAAAGAGGTCCTCCAATCAATGATTCATCAAAACTTAGCTGCTTGTTCCGGCATCTGTCCTGTGTATGACGATTGAGGTCTGAAGATCCGGTTGTCTTGCGATTGTTCGAGGATGTGTGCCGTCCAGCCGATGATACGGCTAGAGGTGAACGTCGGTGTGAACAGTTCTTTCGGAATGTCGAGTCCTTTTAAGACGGCTGCCGCGAAGAATTCAACATTCGTATACAGTTTTCTACCCGGTTTGTATTCCTCGAGTAAATCGATCGCTGTTTGCTCCATTTGTGTAATCAGGTTGAACCAATCGCTCTCTTGTGCGAGATTCTTTGAGACGACTTTTAAGGCTTCTGAACGCGGATCGCGTGTTTTGTAGACGCGGTGACCAAAGCCCATCAGTTTTTCGCCTTTCTCTAACTTGTTCCGGATCCACGGTTCGATGTTGTCGATTGTTCCGATCTCATCAATCATCTCAATGACTTCTGACGGAGCACCACCATGAAGCGGTCCTTTCATGGATCCGATCGCGGCACAGACGCCAGAAATCATTTCCGATTCCGTCGAGACGACGACACGAGAAGCGAACGTTGAAGCATTCATGCCGTGTTCAATCGTTAGGATCAGATACGCCGTCAGTGCTTTGATCTCGACTTCACTCGGCAATTGTCCTTTGATCATATAGATGTAATTCGCGACGTGATCGAGTTCCGGATTCGGTTCGATGAAGTCAGCACCTTGATTTTTTTGATATTTATAGGCAATGATTGTTGGTAAGAGTGCTGTTACGTGCATCGCTTGATCAATTGTCGGTGGCCAAGCGAAAGCGGGTGTACCAAGTGCCGAGATTGCTGTTCGCATCGTACTCATGACATCCATCTCGTTCGGCAATGTATCGAGAATCGTTTTAACGTAAGAAGGAAGTTCGCGATAACTCGTCATCTGTTCTTTGAATGTCAAAAGTTCCGATTCAGTCGGGAATTCACCATTCCAGATGAAATACGCCACTTCTTCGAATGAATAGGATAATGCGAGTTCCTTTGCCCAGTGTCCGCGATAGATAAGGTGACCTAACGTTCCATCGACTAAACCGATTTGTGTTTCAGCGGCAATGACGCCTTCGAGTCCTTTTTTGTATTCCATCTTCAACACTCCTTTTCTAATATCTACTGTCAGTATGACTTACAACGATACCAAATCACCAGTTATTTGAATGCGTTTCCAAAATTATTCTGAGCTGTTCTATAATCAAAGAAGAAATTATAATGGTTTAATAGAAAATTGTATCTACTATGACGTACATAGTTGAAGAAGGAGTACATATGAATAAAGCAATGATCATTCGCTTATTGGGATTTTTCTTTGTATTAAATGTTTTTTTAATGATCGATATTTTCTTTTCAGTGAGCCGAACGATTCTTGAGCCGCTTGCATTAGTCGTTGCTTCATTGACCATGCTCATTCCCGTAAAACGATTTAAGCCACTAGAAGAACAAACTCTGTCGGTTTTCAAATCGAGTCTCGTTGTCGTATTAGGGATGCTCCTGATGGGCGGATTATTCTTACCCATCGTATTCCTCTTTGGATGAGTAACTATTGATAGAGATTTAACTATTGATCCGAAAATTTCACCAGGCGTTATTTAGGAATACGACGTGGAATAGACGTATTTTTGGCTTAGATGCCTGATTTGTTCGACTATGTGAGATTCTAAAGGACTGGTGGAGTCAATGGTGTGATCTGCGTAAAAACGGAGTGATTTATGGCTTCCGATCATGACCGCATACTGTGCTCCTTTGAATAGCTCGATATCATTCGCGTCATTCCCAAAAGCAATGTACCCCTCGCTCTCGATCCCAAGTGATTGTAAAGCAGTCCGTTTATTGATGGTGGTCGGACTAATGTCCAATACTTGTTCCGATCCATGATAATGAACAACGACATCCATTCGAAGTAGCTCGTTTTCTAAGGATTTCAGATTGTTGGCACTCAAAATGAGGATTTTTATGATTCGATCATGGTGAGCTAGCGGAACATTTTGTGCCGTCTTAGCCGGATCTAGATTGTTCAGGATAGGATGGTCTTGCGGTCCATTATATGTATAATCCCAATCACTATCGATTAAATATGTGGCTTTGTGCTTGTCGAGTAATTCTGTGATAAAAGAAAGCTCACGATCGTCGAACGATTTGGACTGAACGATTGTTTGTTCCGATGCGACCAACGATCCGTTTCCGCCGATTAAGATATGATCATGGAATGAAGGATGAATGACAGGTAGCATGTCACGGATAGGACGTGCTGAAGCAAAAATCACACGGTGCCCGTCGTTCTCGACTGCATGAAGCGCTTGTACGATGTCTTGAGACATCGGTTCTCCTTTAAAACAGATTGTGCCGTCGAGATCAAATACAAAATTCATAAGCAACCCTCCGAAAGTCAGTTGATGCACTTATCATAACAAATATTTACAGATAACATACCAATTCTTTATTTTGAGAAAACAAAAAGACTCCAGTCAATGCTGAAGTCTAATCATTGGTACCTTATGCTAAAAACGTATCTCGCTGGTCCTGACGTTTATCAATCATGATCTGTGCTGCCGGAATGTTAGCGGTCTGCAACACGTCAATCGTGTCTCGGAGAAATTCATCACTACCAACGATGTAGAACAACCCTTCCTTGTCCGCTGTCATCGCTTTGACAGCATCGTAGTAAGCGGAGCGACTCTCGACAAAAGCGGGGCTAAACTGCTCGTGCGAAGGAAGCTGAGTTTTGAATAGTTCAGTGCGCGCCGAGTCGACATTTAACGAGTGCATGTGCGGAATGCCATTTCTATCAGCCTGATGTTGCAGGATGATCGGACGAAACGTTGCCAGACCGACGCCTGCTGACAGTAAGTACACCGAACGATGTTCCCGGCGTAGTGGAATGTTCGAATGCGTCTTAAACAAAGCAATCTTCTCACCTAGTTTCAGCTGCCGAAGTGTCTCCTTAAAGACGGAACATTCCGGTTTGATCCGTGTCGTGATGCCGATCGTTCCTTCATGTGGGAGCGTCGAGATCGACATATGCCGAATCAGACTGCGGTTCGGCTTTTCGCCTGCATTAAACCCTTCTAGCGCCATATGCGTATGGGCGCCTTCCTCCCAAACGAAACCATCTGGGCGTTTCAAATGAAACGTATAGGTGTGTTCGCCTTCTTGCGTTACCTGTACTAGTGGTAGCCAATCGATCTGCATCGTTCATTCCTCATTTCTATATAAGTATCAATACACAGCAATCGGACCGTATGGACCTTCGATGATCTCAAGTCGTGTCTCGAAGATCTCGGATAACAGCGCTTCATCCATGACTTCGGCGACCGTTCCGAAAGCGGCAATTTGTCCGTCCTTCATCGCACAGATGTGATCGGCATATTTCGCAGCAAAATTGATATCGTGCAAGACAGTGATGATCGTCCGTCCGAACGTATCGGCGACGTGTCGTAGATAACCCATCATTTGGACTGAGCGGGCGATATCAAGGTTATTGAGGGGTTCGTCGAGTAGAATATATTCCGTTTCCTGACAGAGTACCATCGCGACATACGCCCGTTGCCGCTGACCACCCGATAATTCATCGAGATAGCGGTTCTCAAGCGACGTCAACTCGAGAAAATCGATGTATTTCGAGATGATTGTCTCATCGTCAGCCGTCAAGCGACCTTGTGAGTAGGGGAAACGTCCGAAGCCGACGAGCTGCCGGACCGTCAGCCGGGTCACGAAATGATTTTCCTGTCGTAAGATGGTGATGATCTTCGCTAAGTCTTTCGATTTGCTACTTGTCACATCCATGCCAGCGACTTCAATCTGCCCAGCATCGAGATCAAGCAACCGGCCGATCATCATCAACGTTGTCGACTTGCCGGCACCGTTTGG
This region of Exiguobacterium acetylicum DSM 20416 genomic DNA includes:
- a CDS encoding N-acetylmuramoyl-L-alanine amidase; the protein is MKRIGLLIMLSLLIGSATPLNGQAKSTSKKETICIDPGHQKKQNLAKEPVAPRSKVMKVKVSAGTSGVKTKIPEYKLNLQVGLKLKAALVKKGYQVHMTRTTHDVNISNAERAKYCNAKKAVLTVRIHADGSTDRKVEGISVLYPDDQVTKAINKTSKKQATIMLKHLIESTKAKKSYGTGLVPRKDLTGFNWSKTPVVLIEMGFMSNPTEDQKLASDSYQKKLVNGMVKGIDASLK
- a CDS encoding DUF1349 domain-containing protein; amino-acid sequence: MKNTSWLNPPTRIEQETPLRFMTDPDTDFWRNTHYQFNRLTRHALLQDAPEGEFKCRIEVKLNPNATYDQAGILLYVNDDHWVKVSAEFIPDGPSHLGAVVTSFGYSDWSCRDVDNTLFDAPLVFELHYLNQDVTLYHVTGEHKEQLRIAHLHDVTDLKIGPYACSPDVEAAGCEVGIIDFKIY
- a CDS encoding type 1 glutamine amidotransferase family protein; protein product: MLTHTVYLYVFDSISDWEYGYVMPELHSRRYFKTDAPPFNVVTVGPTLHPITTMGGLRILPDIAVSQLEMTSKDALILPGGQTWQESLHDPLLNKVGNALSNGTIIAAICGATEGLAKSGFLNLRLHTSNDLSYLQSVCSNYSGESFYQHTPVVRDDSLITASGMAALEFAYETIRALDVFTPETLEAWYGLHKTNEAKYFFDLMVATSINY
- a CDS encoding helix-turn-helix transcriptional regulator; translation: MAKSDHLLAILWMLQSGKKVTAQYISEQLEMNIRTVYRYIDTLSASGVPIVAEAGHHGGYSLLPQFIEAPLFFDAEEQQSLYHAALFAEEAGYYGNTALNRAIKKIKQHALKPSTSAPLLDVIPYQPEMSSRAEILLREIDQAIRSRTTIHIQYCRANNEDVQSRDINPFRLTYWKHAWYVTAFCQLREEIRHFKINRINSFKLLLNQFDIPDDFDVQSSFMTDLLPNPRETQGELILSGDTSTIDSICQHWYFKHCLIEQNQNRAVFMIETSVLDEQVPSLLIAYGTSIQVVSPVEIKSKIIDRLHELIASHQ
- a CDS encoding citrate synthase/methylcitrate synthase, whose protein sequence is MEYKKGLEGVIAAETQIGLVDGTLGHLIYRGHWAKELALSYSFEEVAYFIWNGEFPTESELLTFKEQMTSYRELPSYVKTILDTLPNEMDVMSTMRTAISALGTPAFAWPPTIDQAMHVTALLPTIIAYKYQKNQGADFIEPNPELDHVANYIYMIKGQLPSEVEIKALTAYLILTIEHGMNASTFASRVVVSTESEMISGVCAAIGSMKGPLHGGAPSEVIEMIDEIGTIDNIEPWIRNKLEKGEKLMGFGHRVYKTRDPRSEALKVVSKNLAQESDWFNLITQMEQTAIDLLEEYKPGRKLYTNVEFFAAAVLKGLDIPKELFTPTFTSSRIIGWTAHILEQSQDNRIFRPQSSYTGQMPEQAAKF
- a CDS encoding HAD-IIB family hydrolase is translated as MNFVFDLDGTICFKGEPMSQDIVQALHAVENDGHRVIFASARPIRDMLPVIHPSFHDHILIGGNGSLVASEQTIVQSKSFDDRELSFITELLDKHKATYLIDSDWDYTYNGPQDHPILNNLDPAKTAQNVPLAHHDRIIKILILSANNLKSLENELLRMDVVVHYHGSEQVLDISPTTINKRTALQSLGIESEGYIAFGNDANDIELFKGAQYAVMIGSHKSLRFYADHTIDSTSPLESHIVEQIRHLSQKYVYSTSYS
- a CDS encoding ABC transporter ATP-binding protein → MISLEQVKKSYTDDVRIGPIDLSIPKGGFTALIGPNGAGKSTTLMMIGRLLDLDAGQIEVAGMDVTSSKSKDLAKIITILRQENHFVTRLTVRQLVGFGRFPYSQGRLTADDETIISKYIDFLELTSLENRYLDELSGGQRQRAYVAMVLCQETEYILLDEPLNNLDIARSVQMMGYLRHVADTFGRTIITVLHDINFAAKYADHICAMKDGQIAAFGTVAEVMDEALLSEIFETRLEIIEGPYGPIAVY